Proteins from a genomic interval of Poecilia reticulata strain Guanapo unplaced genomic scaffold, Guppy_female_1.0+MT scaffold_159, whole genome shotgun sequence:
- the LOC103460059 gene encoding arf-GAP with coiled-coil, ANK repeat and PH domain-containing protein 2 isoform X2, with protein sequence MESLLDFEECIKDSPEFRLTLDQFEADVSLLETHLDKVMKLCGKMVAAGQAYNAANQLFLSGLAELLLYQKKESVIMSCLSQFQQGLQEMLSFHTMLLDQMQRAIIQQLSSLCSQFRPQLADTRKEFVRIGEDLETAAAKNAQVSRHKAADAERASHLLLATRKCYQHFALDYCLQLNTFRTQQNIDVLNSVFSFVHAQFTFFHQGFDLLRDLEPSMKTMGAQLSQLSAACSAKRKELENRHLLVQQRDASGEPMVSSGPDSGDIIQGYLFKRSRRKSKTWKRCWFSITDNQLIYRKSHKDDAAVLFEDLRLCAVKPAEHLDRRFCFELLSVQKCCALQADSEPLQQAWLTALQGSIDLAYRERGDARLSLPGAGDPAPLPATPPKRPAVLSVALGGPGNQRCCDCGEPEPRWAAVNLGATVCIECSGIHRSLGVHLSKVRSLTLDSWEAEQLKLLCVLGNDVVNAIYEARCSEEGRVKPRPDSPRSEREAWIRDKYVEKRFVQRRPAGGAGAGLRLYQASVAGDLVSMATALAEGAQVNGGVAEEEGRTALIGAAVGGSLLACEFLLQNGANVNRRDLRGRGALHAAATAGHTGQVCLLLKRGANQYAADERGQDPLAIAMETANADIVTLLIGSSVLLTSGRVVVS encoded by the exons ATGGAATCCCTTTTAGACTTTGAGGAATGCATCAAGGACTCACCCGAGTTCAG GCTGACTCTGGATCAGTTTGAGGCAGATGTTTCCCTGCTGGAGACTCATCTGGATAAG GTGATGAAGCTGTGCGGGAAGATGGTGGCGGCTGGTCAGGCGTACAACGCAGCCAATCAGCTGTTCCTGAGCGGCCTGGCTGAGCTCCTGTTGTATCAGAAGAAGGAGTCGGTGATCATG AGCTGCCTGAGCCAGTTCCAGCAGGGTCTGCAGGAGATGCTGAGCTTCCACACC ATGCTGCTGGACCAGATGCAGAGAGCCATCATCCAGCAGCTCTCAAGCCTCTGCTCACA GTTCCGGCCGCAGCTAGCCGACACCAGGAAGGAGTTCGTTCGGATCGGAGAGGATCTGGAGACGGCGGCGGCGAAGAACGCCCAGGTGTCGCGCCACAAGGCGGCCGACGCGGAGCGGGCGAGCCACCTGCTGCTCGCCACCCGGAAGTGCTACCAACACTTCGCCCTGGATTACTGCTTGCAG CTCAACACCTTTAGAACCCAACAGAACATCGACGTCTTGAACTCT GTGTTCTCCTTCGTCCACGCCCAGTTCACCTTCTTCCACCAAGGCTTCGACCTGCTCAGAGACCTGGAGCCCAGCATGAAGACCATGGGAGCTCAG CTGTCTCAGCTTTCTGCCGCCTGCTCCGCCAAGAGGAAGGAGCTGGAGAACCGACACCTGCTGGTCCAGCAGCGG GACGCTTCGGGCGAGCCGATGGTCAGCTCGGGTCCCGACAGCGGCGACATCATCCAGGGTTACCTGTTCAAACGCTCCAGGAGGAAATCCAAGACCTGGAAGAG gtGCTGGTTCTCCATCACAGACAATCAGCTGATCTACAGGAAGTCCCACAAG GATGATGCTGCCGTCCTGTTTGAGGACCTCCGGCTGTGCGCCGTGAAGCCGGCCGAGCATCTGGACCGCCGCTTCTGCTTCGAGCTGCTGTCCGTCCAGAA GTGCTGCGCCCTGCAGGCCGACTCGGAGCCGCTGCAGCAGGCGTGGCTCACCGCGCTGCAGGGCAGCATCGACCTGGCGTACCGGGAGCGTGGCGACGCCCGCCTCTCCCTACCTGGCGCCGGAGACCCCGCCCCCCTGCCGGCCACGCCCCCCAAGAGGCCGGCGGTGCTGAGCGTGGCCCTCGGGGGCCCCGGGAACCAGCGGTGCTGCGACTGCGGAGAGCCGGAGCCGCGCTGGGCCGCCGTCAACCTGGGAGCCACCGTGTGCATCGAGTGCTCCGGGATCCACAG GAGCCTGGGCGTCCACCTGTCCAAGGTGCGGTCCCTGACCCTGGACTCCTGGGAGGCGGAGCAGCTGAAG CTGCTGTGCGTTCTGGGGAACGACGTGGTGAACGCCATCTACGAGGCCAGGTGTTCTGAGGAAGGCCGGGTCAAGCCCCGACCCGACAGCCCCAG GTCGGAGCGGGAGGCGTGGATCCGGGACAAATACGTGGAGAAGAGGTTCGTCCAGCGCCGCCCTGCAGGCGGAGCCG GGGCGGGGCTCCGACTCTACCAGGCCTCCGTGGCTGGAGACCTCGTTTCCATGGCGACGGCTCTGGCAGAAGGGGCGCAGGTCAACGGCGGCGTCGCCGAGGAGGAGGGGCGGACGGCACTGATCGGAGCGGCGGTCGGA GGGTCACTGCTGGCCTGCGAGTTCCTGCTGCAGAACGGAGCCAATGTCAACCGCAGAGACCTGAGGGGGCGCGGCGCCCTGCACGCTGCTGCCACCGCTGGACACACGGG